Below is a window of Paraburkholderia kururiensis DNA.
GAAGAAGAACGCGATCATGATGGTGGACTTCGCGATCCAGGCCTCGCGCGAAGGGCTCTCGTCGCGCGACGCCATCTACCAGGCGTGCCTGCTGCGCTTCCGCCCGATCATGATGACGACGTGCGCCGCGCTGCTCGGCGCGTTGCCGCTTGCGTTCGGACGCGGCGAAGGCGCGGAGCTGCGCTCGCCGCTCGGCATCTCGATTGTGGGCGGGCTCATCGTGAGCCAGATGCTCACGCTCTACACGACGCCGGTGGTCTATCTCTACATGGATCGGCTGCGCGTGTGGTGGGACCGCCGGCGGCGGCCGGGGACGTTCGAGGCGGGGACGGTGAAGTAATTCGTGCGTGAGCGGTGAAGTGCGCCACGCGCGAGGCATGCGAACTAAACAGGACGCCAAATAAAGAGCGGGCCGCGCCCAACCTCGCGCGGCCCACTGCATGACAGACTGCCGGTTCTCATCGCCACTGCAACGCCGTTGCAAAAGCCACCGCAACGACCGGCAGCCAAACTGGCAACCACATCGGCAGCAACGCTATATCTGCCCCAACACCACCAGCACGACGACGATCACGACGATCAGGCCGAGCGTCCCGGTAGGCGCGTAGCCCCAGCTCCGGCTATATGGCCAGGCGGGAAACGCGCCGATCAGCAACAGCAGCAGTACGACGATCAGAATGGTTCCAAGCATAGACGCCTCCATACGCGGGCCGCGGCCGTGAAGCGACGCCGCAGGTCCGCCGCGTCGCTCTCCCTCCCCTGCCGCAGTCAACGAACAAGGTGAGTACCCTCGTTCAGCAAACGGTGTACCCGCGTATGAACAGCCCGCTTAAGAATTTCGTGCGACCGCGTCTTTTCCGAAATTTTTTTCGCGCGCCCGGCAGGCTCGCTAACACCCGTTCGCTTAAAACGCCTGTGAGCGGGAAAACAGAGCGCGTGGCCACATGCGCTGGCAGCGTCCTGCCGATTTTCAAACAGCACCGTCCCGCGCCCCTGTTCCACACTTCGCGCAAACGATTGCATCGCGCCGCTTCACGTCGCTAAAGATTCGCGCCGCCTCTCCGTTGACGCATCCACGCAGCATCGCGACGCACCCCGGCCAACACGCCGGCCTCGCCCATGTCTGCGCTTGCCGTCCGCCCTCCGCGGACACGATCTGTCAGTCAAAGGCGTATCGACGTCGAAGGAAATCAATTGAAGCCGAAGTTTTCTACGGGCATTGCCTGCGCAATGCTGGGGGGCGCTTTTGCCCTCGTCGGACCGGCTCATGCCGCGCTCGGTGAAAGCGCGAGCAGCGTGAGCCACGATGTGGCGAGCCTGCGCGCTGTTGCGCACGCCGCGGTCGTTCAAGCGGCCTATACGGTGCACGAGATCACGCTTGCCTCGGGCACCGTGGTGCGCGAGTACGTGGCACCGAACGGCATCGTCTTCGGCGTGGCGTGGGAAGGCCCCACGCTGCCGGATCTGAAGGCGACGCTCGGCGCCGCGTTCGACCAGTACGTCGCGGCCAACGCGACGCGCCGGGCCACGCCGCTTGCCGTTTCGAGCAACGACCTAGTGGTCTATTCGGGCGGGCATCTGCGCGCCTTCGCGGGTCACGCGTGGCTGCCGAAAGCCGTGCCGGCCGGCGTCGACGTCGGCGTCATCCAGTAAGGGCGGGGGCGATCATGCTGGCTCAACGTTCATCGCGCGGCTCGTTCGCCGCGTCTTTCATCGCGCTTGCGCTCTCGTTCGTTCTCGCCGCCTGCGGTGGGGGCGGCGGTGGCGGGTCCGCCGCCACCGGCAATGCCGCCACCACGAACTCCGCGGCGCCGGCTCAGCCCGTCACCAACACGACGTCGTCGCAACCCGCGCTCGCGGCCAACGCCGCGGCCGTTACCGTGGACCCCGGCGTGAGCGGCGTGCCCAACATGCCCTTCGTCAGCGTGACCGTGTGCGCGCCCGGCACCGCGCAGTGCCAGACCATCGACCACGTGCTCGTGGATACCGGTTCGTGGGGGTTGCGCGTGTTCGCCTCGCAACTGCCCGCCGCCGTCGCGCTTCCTCAGGAGCAGGACGCCTCCGGCAACAAGCTCGCCGAATGCATGCAGTTCTTCGACGGCTACACGTGGGGCCCCGTGCGCATCGCAGACGTGCAGATCGCGGGCGAAAAGGCCGCGTCGCTGCCCATCCAGGTCATCGATCCGTCGTACAGCACCACGCCTGCCGACTGCACGAACGTGGGCGCCTCGCGCAACACGCCCTCGACGCTGGCGGCCAACGGCATACTCGGCATCGGCGTGTTCAAGCACGATTGCGGCTACAACTGCGTGAACCAGGCGGTGCCCGCCACCTACTACGGCTGCACGAGTTCGGGCTGCACGTCGATCCCGCTTGCCGAAGCGTTCCAGGTGGCCAATCCCATTCCGTATTTCGCCACCGACAACAACGGCTCGCTGCTCGCGCTGCCAGCGGTCGCGTCGGGCGGCCAGGCGTCGCTCGCGGGGCAGTTGATCTTCGGCATCGGCACGCGCAGCAACAATGGGCTCGGCAACGCGCAGGTGATCGGCGTGAGCGCGAGCAACGGCACCTTCACGACCACGCACAACGGCACCACGTACTCGCGCAGCATCGTCGACAGCGG
It encodes the following:
- a CDS encoding DUF3309 family protein, encoding MLGTILIVVLLLLLIGAFPAWPYSRSWGYAPTGTLGLIVVIVVVLVVLGQI
- a CDS encoding DUF3443 domain-containing protein — its product is MLAQRSSRGSFAASFIALALSFVLAACGGGGGGGSAATGNAATTNSAAPAQPVTNTTSSQPALAANAAAVTVDPGVSGVPNMPFVSVTVCAPGTAQCQTIDHVLVDTGSWGLRVFASQLPAAVALPQEQDASGNKLAECMQFFDGYTWGPVRIADVQIAGEKAASLPIQVIDPSYSTTPADCTNVGASRNTPSTLAANGILGIGVFKHDCGYNCVNQAVPATYYGCTSSGCTSIPLAEAFQVANPIPYFATDNNGSLLALPAVASGGQASLAGQLIFGIGTRSNNGLGNAQVIGVSASNGTFTTTHNGTTYSRSIVDSGSTGVFFQTGALPVCASPNSAYYCPPSTQQLSAVMQGANGITASVSFDVGNASTLAQTYAGDAVMPLLAGPAFVTSSIFDWGLPFFYGRTVYAAIEQQSTPGGNGPYVAY
- a CDS encoding DUF2844 domain-containing protein; translated protein: MLGGAFALVGPAHAALGESASSVSHDVASLRAVAHAAVVQAAYTVHEITLASGTVVREYVAPNGIVFGVAWEGPTLPDLKATLGAAFDQYVAANATRRATPLAVSSNDLVVYSGGHLRAFAGHAWLPKAVPAGVDVGVIQ